One region of Tolypothrix sp. NIES-4075 genomic DNA includes:
- a CDS encoding WYL domain-containing protein: MDKKSRAINLSVSETDKAQLEKIALEFGMKWGNRPNISKLVEALARRQLVIAPNNDWTEALITALKQAVDALTDAGKIEEALVVADLLLQRSELSLPLRAEIERFLGNPPPAWRIEINRYIHRQQPFQLSYQDATGKLWNYTVRHAAFVPHEERQYLDCWCEETEGNQDVEQLQRNWSLRLDRILEAGVFPVPGKWRSNLAELPVEMHIFGRLAFAYKTRNEDTQSELLSGSPPLRRVVRRISSSYWFIREVLRDVPDIVIVSPESVREKLKQKIISLYERYAVEI, translated from the coding sequence GTGGATAAAAAAAGTCGCGCTATTAACCTTTCTGTATCGGAGACAGATAAAGCTCAGTTAGAGAAAATCGCCCTCGAATTTGGTATGAAGTGGGGGAATCGTCCAAATATCTCTAAATTGGTGGAGGCTCTAGCTCGTCGCCAGCTGGTCATTGCTCCTAACAATGACTGGACAGAAGCCCTTATTACAGCACTTAAGCAAGCTGTCGATGCTTTAACGGATGCTGGCAAGATAGAAGAAGCCCTAGTAGTTGCTGATTTATTATTGCAACGCAGCGAACTATCATTGCCTTTACGAGCAGAAATAGAGCGCTTTTTAGGCAACCCTCCTCCAGCTTGGCGCATAGAAATCAACCGTTACATTCATCGCCAGCAGCCATTTCAGCTTTCCTACCAAGATGCAACAGGTAAGTTGTGGAACTATACTGTCCGTCATGCCGCATTTGTTCCTCACGAAGAACGACAGTATCTTGATTGCTGGTGTGAGGAAACAGAAGGAAATCAAGATGTAGAACAACTGCAACGCAACTGGAGTTTACGGCTAGATAGAATTTTGGAAGCAGGTGTATTCCCCGTGCCTGGAAAGTGGCGCTCAAATTTAGCGGAACTACCAGTAGAAATGCATATATTTGGTCGTTTGGCTTTTGCTTACAAAACTAGAAATGAGGATACACAAAGTGAGTTGTTATCCGGTTCTCCACCATTGCGACGAGTAGTCAGGCGCATCTCTAGTAGCTACTGGTTTATCCGTGAAGTTTTGCGGGATGTGCCAGATATTGTAATTGTTTCACCCGAAAGTGTGCGCGAAAAGCTGAAACAAAAAATAATATCCCTCTATGAGCGGTATGCTGTGGAAATTTGA